A single region of the Hyphomicrobiales bacterium genome encodes:
- a CDS encoding Spermidine Putrescine ABC transporter permease component potC (TC_3.A.1.11.1): MVRAVPTTVRITAFLFVVLTLVFVLAPLVVVAGVSVSESQFIAFPPTGFSLRWYSAILTSGAYLGAAWTSLKLAVLVTICATVIGAGAAITLHRRRLPGAALLAGIFLSPLILPTIIFAIGLLMLWSATFGPVSFVALWIGHTVVALPYVVRTTLAVLAESDPFLEEAAATMGARRWQRLVFVVLPQCLPGLAAGAFFAFNISFDEAVVALFLRTPDLVTLPIQIYNQLEFSPDPSVAAVSTLMIGVTILLIVVIDRLLGIQRFTGA; the protein is encoded by the coding sequence ATGGTTAGAGCCGTCCCGACCACCGTGCGCATCACGGCCTTTCTCTTCGTCGTGCTGACGCTCGTCTTCGTGCTGGCACCGCTCGTCGTGGTGGCGGGGGTGTCAGTTTCGGAAAGCCAGTTCATCGCCTTCCCCCCAACCGGCTTCAGTCTGAGGTGGTACAGCGCCATCCTCACGTCAGGTGCTTATCTCGGCGCGGCATGGACCAGCCTGAAGCTCGCCGTTCTCGTGACGATCTGCGCCACCGTCATCGGCGCGGGCGCCGCGATCACGCTGCATCGCCGCCGCCTGCCGGGCGCGGCATTGCTCGCCGGCATATTCCTGTCACCGCTCATCCTGCCGACCATCATCTTCGCGATCGGCCTCCTGATGCTGTGGAGCGCCACTTTCGGCCCGGTTTCCTTCGTCGCGCTGTGGATCGGCCACACCGTGGTGGCCCTGCCCTATGTGGTGCGCACGACGCTCGCCGTGCTCGCCGAGTCCGACCCCTTTCTGGAGGAGGCGGCCGCGACCATGGGCGCACGCCGCTGGCAGCGGCTTGTCTTCGTCGTGTTGCCCCAGTGCCTGCCAGGGTTGGCCGCCGGCGCCTTCTTCGCCTTCAACATCTCCTTCGACGAAGCCGTGGTGGCGCTTTTCCTGCGCACCCCTGACCTCGTGACCCTCCCCATCCAGATCTACAACCAGCTCGAGTTCAGTCCCGATCCCTCGGTCGCGGCCGTGTCGACCCTCATGATCGGCGTGACCATCCTGCTGATCGTGGTGATCGACCGCCTGCTCGGCATTCAACGTTTCACGGGTGCCTGA
- the ugpC gene encoding sn-glycerol-3-phosphate import ATP-binding protein UgpC 2, with product MARLTIDTVTKDFGPFKALDRVSLDAADGEFIAVLGPSGCGKTTLLRLIAGFDDVTSGTIRIGERVVSSPAAHVATELRRVGIVFQNYALWPHMSVAENVGYSLRVAGVSPAERSRRVEEALALVDLVGFGDRRPANLSGGQRQRVALARCLVAAPSLVLLDEPLANLDVHLRAAMEDEFAAFHRRTGNTMIYITHDQAEAMALADRIAVIDHGRLMQLATPSELYREPANAMVASFIGHGMVLPLTNILPERAGRARARLFGRELMLRCAEDQRAAGQGELCVRAGDLTLTDAGGDGLACRVTRVVYRGGLFRVEAAVEAEGGPTLSLDVPEPATVEVGDAVTIAVKPGQGWAIPTTGGRGAV from the coding sequence GTGGCGCGACTGACCATAGACACCGTCACGAAGGACTTCGGGCCGTTCAAGGCGCTCGATCGCGTCAGCCTCGACGCGGCGGATGGCGAGTTCATCGCCGTCCTAGGACCCTCGGGTTGTGGCAAGACCACGCTGCTACGGCTGATCGCGGGTTTCGACGATGTGACCAGCGGGACGATCCGTATTGGCGAGCGCGTGGTGTCGTCACCCGCCGCCCATGTCGCGACGGAGTTGCGCCGGGTCGGCATCGTCTTCCAGAACTATGCGCTGTGGCCGCATATGAGCGTCGCGGAGAATGTCGGCTACAGCCTGCGCGTCGCGGGCGTGTCTCCGGCGGAGAGGAGCCGGCGCGTGGAGGAGGCCCTGGCGCTCGTCGATCTCGTGGGGTTCGGCGACCGCCGTCCCGCCAATCTCTCCGGCGGTCAGCGCCAGCGCGTGGCATTGGCCCGCTGCCTTGTCGCGGCGCCGTCCCTTGTGCTGCTCGACGAGCCGCTCGCCAATCTCGATGTTCACCTGCGCGCGGCCATGGAGGATGAGTTCGCGGCCTTTCACCGCCGCACGGGCAACACGATGATCTACATCACCCATGATCAGGCGGAGGCCATGGCGCTTGCCGATCGTATCGCGGTGATCGACCACGGGCGCCTGATGCAGCTCGCGACGCCGAGTGAACTCTACCGCGAGCCGGCCAACGCCATGGTGGCCTCCTTTATAGGCCACGGCATGGTGCTGCCACTCACCAATATCCTCCCCGAGCGGGCGGGCCGGGCGCGTGCGCGCCTTTTCGGCCGTGAGTTGATGCTCCGCTGCGCTGAGGACCAACGCGCGGCCGGGCAGGGTGAACTCTGCGTGCGCGCCGGTGATCTCACTTTAACTGACGCCGGCGGCGATGGACTCGCCTGCCGCGTCACCCGTGTCGTCTATCGCGGCGGCCTGTTTCGCGTCGAGGCGGCGGTGGAGGCCGAGGGCGGTCCGACTCTGTCGCTCGACGTGCCGGAACCGGCGACCGTCGAGGTCGGCGATGCCGTCACGATCGCGGTTAAGCCGGGACAGGGTTGGGCGATACCGACGACGGGCGGGAGGGGGGCAGTATGA
- the anmK gene encoding Anhydro-N-acetylmuramic acid kinase — MGGPELGETDVVTAIGVISGTSMDGIDVAVVRTDGDRVVEPGVGLTLPYPDDVRSALVGIVAEAERVLNEPLADLEQAVTDAHIAAIETFMGHAGIDRRTVSLIGLHGQTVYHRPDLRFTRQLGFGAEVARRLGIDTVNRFRHADVEAGGEGAPFAPLYHRALASGLAQPLMVLNLGGVANVTYLDGDTAIAFDTGPASALLDDFVMRRRSVTYDKDGALAASGRIDEALVAAFMDNPFFARTPPKSLDRNDFHRRAAGVEALPDADGAATLAAFTVESVAASLRHVPTPPARWLVTGGGRHNAHLMGRLRERLGVAVEPVEAVGWHGDFLEAEAFAYLAVRARRGLPLSLPTTTGVPHPMPGGELHRAA, encoded by the coding sequence ATGGGTGGACCGGAGTTGGGCGAAACGGACGTGGTCACGGCGATTGGTGTCATCAGCGGCACCTCGATGGATGGCATCGACGTCGCCGTTGTGCGCACCGACGGTGACCGCGTGGTGGAGCCGGGTGTCGGGCTGACCCTTCCCTATCCCGACGACGTACGCAGCGCGCTGGTCGGCATCGTGGCGGAGGCCGAGCGGGTGCTGAACGAGCCCCTGGCCGACCTCGAACAAGCGGTGACAGACGCGCATATCGCGGCGATCGAGACGTTCATGGGCCATGCTGGCATCGATCGTCGCACAGTGTCGCTGATCGGCCTTCACGGCCAGACCGTCTATCACCGACCCGACCTCAGGTTCACGCGTCAGCTCGGCTTCGGCGCCGAGGTGGCGCGGCGGCTCGGCATCGACACCGTCAATCGCTTTCGCCATGCGGATGTGGAAGCCGGGGGCGAGGGCGCCCCATTCGCCCCGCTTTATCACCGCGCCTTGGCGTCCGGCCTCGCGCAGCCGCTGATGGTGCTCAATCTCGGCGGGGTTGCCAATGTTACCTATCTCGACGGTGACACGGCGATTGCCTTCGATACCGGGCCGGCGAGCGCGCTCCTCGATGACTTCGTGATGCGCCGACGCAGCGTGACCTATGACAAGGATGGCGCGCTGGCGGCCTCCGGCCGGATCGACGAGGCACTCGTCGCGGCCTTCATGGACAATCCGTTCTTTGCCCGGACGCCGCCGAAGTCGCTGGACCGCAACGACTTCCATCGCCGCGCGGCCGGCGTCGAAGCGCTGCCCGACGCGGATGGAGCGGCGACGCTCGCCGCCTTCACCGTGGAATCGGTGGCCGCCAGCCTCCGCCATGTGCCGACCCCGCCGGCGCGTTGGCTCGTGACGGGCGGCGGCCGCCACAACGCTCATCTCATGGGGCGTTTGCGCGAGCGCCTCGGCGTCGCCGTCGAGCCGGTGGAGGCCGTCGGCTGGCACGGCGACTTTCTGGAGGCCGAGGCTTTCGCCTATCTCGCCGTGCGGGCACGCCGCGGGTTGCCGCTCAGCCTGCCGACCACCACCGGCGTGCCGCATCCCATGCCCGGCGGCGAGCTGCACCGCGCCGCGTGA
- the potA gene encoding Spermidine/putrescine import ATP-binding protein PotA, whose product MIPTASPDASLAASPAVSLAGIEKTFGRTKILHGISLDIPKGTFLSLLGPSGCGKTTLLRIVAGLESATAGQVTIAGRDVTRLPPEDRDIAMMFQSYALMPHMNVRENVRFPLRMRRRGSREEQEARVTAALETVQLGHLADRMPRQLSGGQQQRVALARAIVSDPAVLLLDEPLSNLDARLREDMQVELIELHRRLGLTTIFVTHDQEEALSLSDHVVLMNAGRIEEQGPPLAIYETAGSRFAASFIGSANVVPVEVETAGGMAMARLPDGSKLAVEAPGAQGANHLALRQEDLTLDGEDAARTEGHSFAATVETRVFLGARVRYVLKVGNISLKALAEPSRLYQAGDRVIVTIPPGKARLVA is encoded by the coding sequence ATGATCCCGACAGCCTCCCCTGATGCCTCCCTTGCCGCCTCTCCCGCGGTCAGCCTCGCCGGCATCGAGAAGACCTTCGGCCGCACCAAGATCCTTCACGGCATCTCACTCGATATCCCGAAGGGCACGTTCCTCAGCCTGCTCGGGCCGTCCGGCTGCGGCAAGACCACGCTATTGCGCATCGTCGCGGGGCTGGAAAGCGCGACCGCCGGCCAGGTCACCATCGCTGGCCGCGACGTGACCCGGCTGCCGCCGGAGGATCGGGACATCGCCATGATGTTCCAGTCCTACGCGCTGATGCCGCATATGAACGTCCGCGAGAACGTGCGCTTCCCGCTCAGGATGCGCCGCCGTGGCTCACGAGAGGAACAGGAAGCGCGCGTCACCGCCGCGCTGGAGACGGTGCAGCTCGGCCATCTCGCCGACCGCATGCCCCGCCAGCTCTCAGGCGGCCAGCAGCAGCGCGTGGCGCTGGCCCGCGCCATCGTCTCCGACCCCGCCGTGCTCCTGCTCGATGAACCCCTGTCCAATCTCGACGCGCGCCTGCGCGAGGACATGCAGGTGGAACTTATCGAGCTGCACCGCCGGCTCGGCCTCACCACCATCTTCGTCACCCACGACCAGGAAGAGGCGCTCAGCCTCTCCGACCACGTGGTGTTGATGAACGCCGGCCGCATCGAGGAACAGGGGCCGCCGCTCGCCATCTACGAGACTGCCGGCTCACGCTTCGCCGCGAGCTTCATCGGCTCTGCCAATGTGGTGCCGGTCGAGGTCGAGACCGCGGGCGGCATGGCCATGGCGCGGCTGCCCGACGGCAGCAAGCTCGCCGTGGAAGCGCCGGGCGCTCAAGGCGCCAACCATCTCGCGCTGCGCCAGGAGGACCTGACGCTCGATGGCGAGGATGCAGCGCGCACCGAGGGACACTCCTTCGCTGCCACGGTCGAGACCCGCGTCTTCCTCGGCGCACGCGTGCGCTATGTCTTGAAGGTCGGCAATATCAGCCTGAAGGCGCTGGCGGAGCCAAGCCGCCTCTATCAGGCCGGCGACCGCGTCATCGTCACCATCCCGCCTGGCAAGGCACGTCTGGTGGCGTGA
- a CDS encoding hypothetical protein (Evidence 5 : Unknown function) translates to MRTTATSMPSIEVPLMTPIAVTTSVSPNSGPPISVLQPINHHRACNRSQGRANHAPSAPPSSASGVAQATRLANGNQRYSHFPSGGTCTGAPNLSIILQTTQRVPPLGQAGPRAFATRAAWGPKSAMPFGP, encoded by the coding sequence GTGCGCACAACGGCGACGTCGATGCCATCCATCGAGGTGCCGCTGATGACACCAATCGCCGTGACCACGTCCGTTTCGCCCAACTCCGGTCCACCCATATCCGTGCTCCAGCCGATCAATCACCATCGGGCTTGCAATCGTTCCCAAGGGAGAGCGAATCACGCACCGTCCGCGCCGCCGTCGTCCGCTTCAGGGGTAGCTCAAGCCACGAGGCTGGCCAACGGCAATCAGCGTTATTCGCATTTCCCGTCTGGCGGCACGTGCACGGGGGCCCCGAATCTGAGCATAATCCTGCAGACGACTCAGCGCGTGCCACCCCTCGGCCAGGCTGGTCCGAGGGCTTTTGCGACACGCGCAGCATGGGGACCAAAGTCCGCCATGCCATTTGGACCATGA
- a CDS encoding hypothetical protein (Evidence 5 : Unknown function), producing MVLRSRGGDGHERASWAIRGVGLILPHPVPLPQGEETLSLNPEISIGRGLPLPAAGERSARRAG from the coding sequence GTGGTGCTTCGTTCCCGCGGTGGGGACGGTCACGAAAGGGCAAGTTGGGCGATCAGAGGTGTGGGCCTGATTCTCCCTCACCCTGTCCCTCTCCCACAGGGAGAGGAGACGCTATCGTTGAACCCTGAGATCAGCATAGGACGCGGGTTACCTCTCCCCGCCGCCGGGGAGAGGTCGGCTCGCAGAGCCGGGTGA
- a CDS encoding putative spermidine/putrescine transport system permease protein (Evidence 3 : Putative function from multiple computational evidences), translating into MSSSTDNGVVGTPPSPPQGVSTRVLGGIAEDATLSAPGVFLIVLAFILPIGQMLLLSLENTTGGLTVEHFTRFLGDSYYLGIVWRTLRLSLLITVIAAVIGFPLAYVMAHVGPRLRLWLIILVILPLMTSVVVRTFGWMVLLGRGGLIPFTLWKLGFVNRNFTLMQTESAIVIGMVQVLLPFMTLSVLGVVMKIDRRLEEAARTMGASFLATLRTVVLPLAMPGIVAGSLLVFTLSVSSFITPSLLGGVRLPVVAGSIYEAATKTLEWNFAAAQSVILLIGVFLVLMPYLKLTGRRHG; encoded by the coding sequence GTGAGTTCGTCCACAGACAACGGAGTTGTCGGCACGCCCCCCTCCCCCCCTCAAGGCGTGTCGACACGCGTCCTCGGCGGTATCGCCGAGGACGCGACTTTATCCGCGCCGGGTGTCTTTCTCATCGTCCTCGCCTTCATCCTGCCCATCGGGCAGATGCTGCTGCTGAGCCTCGAGAACACCACCGGCGGACTGACGGTTGAGCATTTCACCCGTTTTCTCGGCGACAGCTACTATCTCGGCATCGTCTGGCGCACCCTGCGCCTGTCGCTTCTCATCACCGTCATTGCCGCGGTCATCGGCTTTCCGCTTGCCTATGTCATGGCGCATGTCGGCCCTCGCCTGAGGCTCTGGCTCATCATCCTCGTCATCCTGCCGCTGATGACGAGCGTCGTGGTGCGCACCTTCGGCTGGATGGTGCTGCTCGGGCGCGGCGGCCTCATCCCCTTCACGCTCTGGAAGCTCGGCTTCGTCAATCGCAACTTCACCCTGATGCAGACGGAGAGCGCGATCGTCATCGGCATGGTTCAGGTCCTCCTGCCCTTCATGACGCTCTCCGTGCTCGGTGTCGTCATGAAGATCGACCGGCGGCTGGAAGAGGCGGCGCGCACCATGGGCGCCAGCTTCCTCGCGACGCTGCGCACCGTTGTCCTGCCGCTTGCGATGCCCGGCATCGTCGCCGGCTCACTACTCGTCTTTACGCTGTCGGTCAGTTCCTTCATCACGCCCTCGTTGCTGGGTGGCGTGCGCCTGCCGGTTGTGGCCGGCTCGATCTACGAGGCGGCGACCAAGACGCTGGAATGGAACTTCGCGGCCGCGCAGTCGGTCATCCTGCTCATTGGCGTGTTTCTCGTGCTCATGCCCTATCTCAAGCTGACGGGGCGCCGGCATGGTTAG
- a CDS encoding conserved hypothetical protein (Evidence 4 : Unknown function but conserved in other organisms): protein MSSHFPPDLGRIVDRAFGFQPRDIRHVLDRIHAHALEPRMAPAELEAAALALGYPSVHAFGHAVGLPIRTIDAWMRLGVPQESAQLVRALLAMQDRFTEAAEEFDQFTHVGLVDYLKDKRG from the coding sequence ATGTCCAGCCATTTTCCGCCAGATCTCGGACGGATCGTCGACCGCGCTTTCGGTTTTCAGCCGCGCGACATCCGCCATGTGCTGGATCGCATCCACGCTCATGCGCTCGAGCCGCGCATGGCCCCTGCCGAACTCGAAGCGGCGGCGCTTGCCCTCGGCTATCCCTCGGTTCATGCCTTCGGCCATGCGGTGGGACTGCCGATCCGCACCATTGATGCCTGGATGCGTCTCGGTGTCCCGCAGGAATCGGCCCAGCTCGTGCGGGCGCTCCTCGCCATGCAGGACCGCTTCACTGAGGCAGCCGAGGAATTCGATCAGTTCACGCATGTCGGTCTGGTCGACTATCTCAAGGACAAGCGGGGATAG
- a CDS encoding Lactamase_B domain-containing protein, whose amino-acid sequence MKLRLYGGFGEKGRTSLGIESASTRLIIDVGINTNAPRDADWERAYHPAISPADLVAADALIITHAHEDHLGGLGWCLRHGFRGRILMTAETRADMPACLRDYAEPTDAALALAAPIALIAPGEAFAVGDLTITTGRNGHVVGGVWCLVTGEGQRVLYCGDVVPKSSVFAYDAPPPADVVLFDASYGDDDVPPATRAEAVVDWVAAHPRCLLPVPLSGRSLELLALLPPPLALAPGLRDALKAQIADARWLWPGLQAGLAAKLEAAIDWSESESWPDRPLLTHDAMGLGGPAAGHLPRAVRDGVPILFTGHVPAASPAHAIRQAGQADWLRLPTHPTWSENVAIVTASGARLSLGHSCGPAGLRAMAGRLPILDAEARTGDLIAL is encoded by the coding sequence ATGAAGCTCAGGCTCTACGGCGGTTTCGGCGAGAAAGGCCGTACCAGCCTCGGCATCGAGAGCGCGTCGACACGCCTGATCATCGATGTCGGCATCAACACCAATGCTCCCCGCGACGCCGATTGGGAGCGCGCTTACCATCCCGCCATCAGCCCGGCGGATCTGGTCGCCGCTGATGCCCTCATCATCACCCACGCCCACGAGGATCATCTCGGCGGCCTCGGCTGGTGCCTTCGCCACGGCTTTCGCGGGCGCATCCTGATGACGGCTGAAACGCGCGCCGATATGCCCGCCTGCCTCAGGGACTATGCCGAACCCACTGACGCGGCCCTCGCCTTGGCCGCGCCGATCGCGCTCATCGCGCCGGGCGAGGCGTTCGCGGTCGGCGATCTCACCATCACCACCGGGCGCAATGGCCATGTGGTCGGCGGCGTCTGGTGCCTCGTCACCGGGGAAGGGCAGCGGGTGCTCTATTGCGGCGACGTCGTGCCGAAGAGCAGCGTTTTCGCCTATGACGCGCCGCCGCCTGCCGACGTGGTGCTCTTCGACGCGTCCTATGGCGATGACGACGTGCCACCGGCCACACGGGCCGAGGCTGTCGTCGATTGGGTCGCCGCACATCCGCGCTGCCTTCTGCCGGTGCCGCTCTCCGGCCGCTCGCTCGAACTGCTGGCTTTGCTCCCGCCGCCGCTTGCGCTAGCGCCGGGCCTGCGCGATGCGCTCAAGGCCCAGATCGCCGACGCGCGCTGGCTCTGGCCGGGGCTACAGGCCGGGCTCGCCGCGAAGCTTGAGGCCGCCATCGACTGGAGTGAAAGCGAGAGCTGGCCCGACCGGCCACTCCTGACCCACGATGCCATGGGGCTCGGCGGCCCGGCGGCTGGTCATCTGCCGCGTGCCGTGCGGGATGGGGTGCCGATCCTGTTCACGGGGCATGTGCCGGCGGCAAGCCCGGCGCATGCGATCCGCCAGGCCGGGCAGGCGGATTGGCTGCGCCTGCCGACGCATCCCACGTGGTCGGAGAACGTGGCCATTGTCACGGCAAGCGGTGCACGGCTCAGCCTCGGCCATTCCTGCGGCCCGGCCGGCCTCCGCGCCATGGCAGGCCGCCTGCCAATCCTCGATGCGGAAGCCCGCACCGGCGACCTCATTGCCTTGTGA
- a CDS encoding Ferric iron ABC transporter, permease protein: MSLVADNSGRRQDRILFAALCVVIGLLSLMPLARLLFEAFAPGGVPSFKALTATLGSTNTWTATLHSLETAIGGTVIAVVLGGVVALVVALTDMRGRNAFVLCFVLPLMIAPQVTALAWLQVVGPASPLLKLLNLAPPIGARNPLYSREGIILLLGIQYAPLVFLTLRAGLRSLPRELTEAARAAGAGRFFILRTIILPLMTPGLVAGTALAFVSSIGNFGIPAFLGIPGRYVVLPTLIYQRLSGLGPSVLSEVAVLSMLIGVIAMAGILLQDVMVRRRDFRITTTSIAARPFPLGRWRLPVEAALWGIALIVLVLPMVGLFLTSLVPAFGVPLNATTATLANYTFVLFEHAAAKRAFFNSFSLSAVAAVAIMLLSVPLGYFLVWRRSPILRALNVIVELPYALPGVVLAIAAILIFLKPLPVLGVSLYGTVWIILFAYLARFLVLGLRPAMSGYHQVDRALEEAAQVAGAGLIYRLRTVIFPLVAPAATAGALLVFLTAFNELTVSALLWSSGSETLGVIVFSFEQAGDSNYAAAVAVLTVLVTLALMLATLVFAKRIPPGVLPWRD, from the coding sequence ATGAGCCTGGTTGCGGACAATTCGGGACGTCGCCAGGATCGCATTCTCTTCGCCGCGCTCTGCGTCGTCATCGGGCTCCTGTCCCTGATGCCGCTGGCGCGGCTTCTGTTTGAGGCCTTCGCGCCGGGCGGCGTGCCCTCGTTCAAGGCCCTCACCGCCACCCTCGGCAGCACCAATACCTGGACCGCCACCCTCCATAGCCTCGAAACCGCCATTGGCGGCACCGTGATCGCCGTGGTTCTGGGCGGCGTCGTAGCCCTTGTCGTCGCGCTCACCGACATGCGTGGCCGCAACGCCTTCGTGCTGTGCTTCGTGCTGCCGTTGATGATCGCGCCGCAGGTGACCGCGCTCGCCTGGCTGCAGGTCGTCGGGCCCGCGAGCCCGCTGCTCAAGCTGCTCAACCTCGCCCCGCCCATCGGCGCGCGCAACCCGCTCTATTCGCGCGAGGGTATCATCCTGCTGCTCGGCATCCAGTATGCGCCGCTCGTCTTCCTGACGCTGCGCGCAGGCCTGCGCAGCCTGCCGCGCGAACTCACCGAGGCGGCGCGGGCGGCCGGCGCCGGCCGCTTCTTCATCCTGCGCACCATCATCCTGCCGCTGATGACGCCTGGGCTGGTCGCGGGCACCGCGCTCGCCTTCGTCTCGTCGATCGGCAATTTCGGCATCCCCGCCTTTCTTGGCATTCCCGGCCGCTATGTCGTTCTTCCGACCCTGATCTACCAGCGCCTCTCGGGCCTGGGGCCGTCCGTCCTGTCCGAGGTCGCGGTTCTGTCCATGCTCATTGGCGTCATCGCCATGGCGGGCATCCTTCTGCAGGATGTCATGGTGCGTCGGCGTGACTTCCGCATCACCACGACATCCATCGCCGCGCGGCCCTTCCCGCTGGGGCGCTGGCGGCTTCCCGTCGAGGCCGCGCTGTGGGGGATCGCGCTGATCGTGCTCGTCCTGCCGATGGTCGGGCTGTTCCTGACATCGCTGGTGCCGGCGTTCGGTGTGCCGCTCAATGCGACCACCGCGACGCTCGCCAACTACACCTTCGTGCTGTTCGAGCACGCGGCGGCCAAGCGCGCCTTCTTCAACAGCTTCTCGCTGTCGGCCGTCGCGGCGGTCGCCATCATGCTCCTGTCCGTGCCGCTCGGCTATTTCCTGGTATGGCGGCGCTCTCCTATCCTGCGGGCGCTGAATGTCATCGTGGAACTACCCTATGCCCTGCCGGGCGTGGTGCTGGCCATCGCGGCGATCCTGATCTTCCTCAAGCCGCTGCCGGTCCTCGGCGTGAGCCTCTACGGCACGGTCTGGATCATCCTCTTCGCCTATCTCGCGCGCTTCCTCGTGCTTGGACTTCGCCCGGCGATGTCGGGCTATCATCAGGTGGACCGCGCGCTGGAGGAGGCGGCGCAGGTGGCGGGGGCTGGCCTCATCTACAGGCTTCGCACCGTGATCTTTCCGCTTGTGGCGCCGGCCGCGACGGCGGGCGCGTTGCTGGTCTTCCTCACGGCCTTCAACGAACTCACTGTCTCGGCCCTGCTCTGGTCGTCGGGCTCCGAGACGCTCGGTGTCATCGTCTTTTCCTTCGAGCAGGCCGGCGATTCCAATTACGCGGCGGCGGTCGCCGTGCTCACCGTGCTGGTCACACTGGCCTTGATGCTCGCGACCCTCGTCTTCGCCAAGCGTATCCCCCCTGGAGTCCTGCCGTGGCGCGACTGA
- a CDS encoding Alkylation response protein AidB-like acyl-CoA dehydrogenase: MTAVSQKIQQPPPPPSIEAIAQRLSLQAARRAEDLDDDETFPAEDIAGLVSSGMMAAPLPEALDGRDLGIGRAGVQQLATVLSLLGRGNLSVGRLYEGHVHALKLILAYGTKAQREAAAADAHAGHLFSLWTVDGKESVRLGNPTTGGRLAGVKIQAPGAGYVTRPLVTALRSDGRTQLVLARLPLGARASLSSWRAHGMRASASGTVDFTGFEIDRAALVGEPGAFGHEPLLSASAWRVAAVQLGGIEALFDAMRLNARQSKGAEAPLHLARIGEAAIAVETARLWVQRAALMAENPEGDAETKVAYVQLARLAVERAGLDVIERAHRAVGLAGFMRPHAVERLTRDLETYLRQPDPDGALTRAATHIIARDTPAPALWR, encoded by the coding sequence ATGACCGCAGTTTCGCAGAAGATCCAGCAACCCCCGCCCCCGCCTTCCATCGAGGCCATCGCGCAGAGGCTGTCACTGCAGGCCGCGCGCCGTGCTGAGGATCTCGATGACGACGAGACCTTTCCGGCCGAGGATATCGCGGGCCTGGTCTCCAGCGGGATGATGGCGGCGCCGCTGCCGGAGGCGCTCGACGGGCGTGACCTCGGCATCGGACGCGCCGGTGTCCAGCAACTCGCGACGGTGCTCAGCCTGCTCGGACGGGGCAATCTCTCGGTGGGCCGCCTCTATGAGGGACATGTCCACGCGCTGAAGCTCATCCTCGCCTACGGCACCAAGGCGCAGCGCGAAGCCGCCGCCGCGGACGCGCATGCCGGCCATCTGTTCAGCCTGTGGACGGTCGACGGCAAGGAGTCCGTGCGCCTCGGCAATCCCACCACTGGCGGCAGGCTCGCGGGTGTCAAGATCCAGGCACCGGGGGCAGGCTACGTCACCCGGCCGCTCGTCACCGCCCTGCGCAGCGATGGCAGGACGCAGCTCGTTCTGGCGCGGCTGCCGCTCGGAGCCCGCGCCAGCCTTTCCAGTTGGCGCGCCCATGGCATGCGGGCCTCGGCCAGCGGAACGGTCGATTTCACAGGTTTCGAGATCGACCGCGCGGCCCTCGTCGGCGAGCCCGGCGCCTTTGGCCATGAGCCCCTGTTGTCGGCGTCGGCCTGGCGCGTTGCGGCCGTGCAGCTCGGTGGCATCGAGGCCTTGTTCGACGCGATGCGCCTCAACGCCAGGCAGTCCAAGGGAGCCGAAGCACCGCTCCATCTGGCGCGTATAGGGGAAGCTGCGATCGCAGTGGAAACCGCACGTCTCTGGGTACAGCGCGCGGCGCTGATGGCGGAGAATCCCGAAGGAGACGCGGAGACGAAGGTCGCTTATGTCCAGCTCGCGCGTCTCGCCGTGGAAAGGGCCGGCCTCGACGTGATCGAACGCGCTCACCGCGCGGTCGGCCTTGCCGGCTTCATGCGGCCGCATGCGGTGGAGCGGTTGACCCGTGATCTCGAAACCTACCTTCGCCAACCCGATCCCGATGGCGCGTTGACCCGCGCTGCCACGCATATCATCGCCAGGGACACGCCCGCCCCGGCGTTGTGGCGGTAA